The genomic stretch ATAAGAGGTGATTGGCTGTATATATTTGTGAACAATCAGGTTCACTAACAACGTCAGTTGGCTAGGTGACCCTCGGCTTAAAAAGGGTCAATCTTATTAAAGCAGAAAGCGTGCCAACTTTAAAAACGTACACCAATCCTATTATTTGCTACATTTTTAACCAAAATGCAGATAAACAAGGTTCATATTGGTCGATAAACCAAGCCAATATAATGCAAATTGCAAAAATAGATTTGCATTATGCAACTGCCGCGAAGTTCAACAGGCTATACTCGTTGATATTGGATAACGTACAACTGCTCTATCCCAGGGTAAATTTCTTGAATGACTTCTTTCAACGTTTCCAGCGTCATGTTTTCTTGTTCTGCATGAAACTGATTCAACGCCGAGAATGCAATAGGTTCTACGCTTAAGATTTTCAGTTGGCAGAAAACACGCCCTTCCTCTAGTGTCGAGACTTCAACTGTGGTTCCTGGTTGATAG from Vibrio vulnificus NBRC 15645 = ATCC 27562 encodes the following:
- the yqfB gene encoding N(4)-acetylcytidine aminohydrolase gives rise to the protein MTAPTKMTFFSRFEADILAGKKTITIRDESEKDYQPGTTVEVSTLEEGRVFCQLKILSVEPIAFSALNQFHAEQENMTLETLKEVIQEIYPGIEQLYVIQYQRV